The Neosynechococcus sphagnicola sy1 genome segment CATTTGTGCATCTGCTCTCGCACTTGGTCACGCAGGGTGTGGTTGAACTGCTCCCANAACCCTCGGCGTTGCCATTTGCGGTCGTAGGAATAAACGGTTGAACTCGGCGGATACTCCTTGGGTAGCATCTCCCATTGACAGCCGCTTTTCAATTGATAGTAGATGCCGTTACAAACGCCTCTCATGTCGGTTGTGCTGGGGACGTTCACCCGGTTTCCCAGGCGCAATCAGTGGGGCTAAAATTGCCCATTCTTTGTCACTTAGGTCACTGGAGTAGATGGGTTCGCTCATATCGCTGCTCTCAACTGGGTGTCAGCAGTTTATTCCCCTTCTCCGCTCTCCCCTCTCGCTTTAGATTTACTTTATAAACACGCTCTATGGCAGCAATCCCAAACACCTCAAGAAACACGCCAAGAACTTAAAGCGCAAGCAGCAAAAGCTATCCAGAAAAACCAAGGGTAGCAAGACTCGCCATAAAGCTAGGCAAATGGTTGTTAAAGTTCATGGAAAAATTGCTAGAGTCAGAGAAGATTTTCTCAACAAACTATTTCGCAAGCTAGTTAACGAAAACCAAGTTGTCGTGGTGGAAAATCTGGCAGTTAAGAACATGGTGAAGAATCACACCCTAGCCAAAGCTATCAGCGATGCTGGATGGGGTAAGTTCTGCACGATGCAAGTACAAAGCTGAGTTTGAGGGCAAGACCTATCTGGAAATAGACAGGTTTTTCCCCTCCTCCCACCTTTGCTCTAGCACACTGCTACCGATCCCAAAGATGGCTCTCTCTGTCCGCTCATTTGAATGCCCTCATTGCTATCAACGGCAAGACCGAGATGTGAGTGCGGCAGTCAATATCAGAAATGAAGGCTTGCGAATTTTGGCGTTCGGAATCATCGCTTCTGCCAATCGCGAGAGTATAAACCCAAAGGGTTCTGGACGTAAAAAATCCATGAACTCCGAGGTTGCTCCCGTTGAATTTGGAAGCCCGCGCTGTACTACTTAGCAGTCAGGGTCGGGTAATTCACAATCACTGCCCTAACAATAATTAACTCGAAACCCCACTGTTCGATTTTTATAAAATCAAAACCAGATAAGGCCAGATCATAACCTTCAACTCAGGCTTGACAAGCTAAGCCCGAACTTTCGATTCACTGGGGATTCGAGCTTGTGTTTTCTGTCTAAAGTTTAGTAGCGGCGAGAAGAACCGCCTTTGTCTCCCCAACTACCCCCTGAAGAACCTCTTTCTTCGCGGGGTCTGGCTTTATTCACCTTGAGGTCACGTCCCATCCACTCAGCACCATCTAATTTTTCAATGGCAGTGGCTTCTTCTGCTTCTGTCGCCATTTCAACAAAAGCAAACCCACGCAATCGACCCGTTTCGCGATCTGTCGGTAGCTGAACCCGCTTAACCGTCCCGTATTCTGCAAAAGTCTGAGTTAGATCATCCTGGGTCACATCGTAGGATAGATTGCCAACATAAATCGACATGAAGTATCTCCGGAATCAGATAAGTGTAGCGAGATAGATTCGGAGAAACGCTTTTAAAACGAATTACACAACCGAAAATAATCCTTACTTGTAAGCCTAACACAAGATTGAATAACATACGGTTGATTAATGATCAATCATCATTATTTCTATTGATAATCTCTGATAGAAATATCCTTAACTCTGACAAGCCTTTGCTAAATAAGGCTAAGGATTGGTAGTCATTTCTAGGCTCAAGCGATGTTTTTCATGAGCCCGATTGTAACTGTTCTATTTTAAGTGATTAAGTTGAAGGGATTGATTCTGACATCTAAAACTAGTTAATACCACTGAATATTTACCCTTATAGACATGCCCTATGTTTTCCACAATACCCTATATCCCATCAATGAACGGGTAGTTCTATGGAGATACTATATGAACATGCCTTCAATGGCTTCAACCAATTCATCCTCAAATTGGAGGCCACACGTTACTCATAAAAGCAAAGACTCAGGCAATAATACCTGAGTCTTTGGAAACCCGAACTTCAACGAAGGATCTCAAATTAATAGAACTGAGTAGTTGTTGAGTTCTCTCGTTTCACTAAGCTGTTAAGAAGCTTAGTAGTTACGGGAAAAGCTATCGCTACGACGTCCACCGCCACCAAAGGAGCTTCTTTCTTCACGAGGCTTCGCTTTATTAACCTTGAGGTCACGACCCATCCATTCTGCACCGTCTAGCGCTTCAATGGCAGCCGTTTCTTCAGCGTCTGCACTCATTTCCACAAATCCAAAACCACGAACGCGACCTGTTTCGCGATCGGTTGGAAGCTGAACTCGCTTTACTGAGCCATATTCTGCAAAGATAGAACTCAGATCAGCTTCCGTAACATCGTAGGATAGGTTACCAACATAAATTGACATAAATTGTCTCCAAAATCAAAGGATGTAGAGAGTTAGATTTCGGAGAGATGCCTACCAATACAAAACGTGAAAAACTCGTCAATACTAGAAACAAATTCTGCAACCGATTACTTAGTCTCGCTGGTTATCCTAACACATCTGCGCGGCAACCCGCAATTATCGCGAAAAACTTGGGTGTAACGTGGTACTCATCCCATTGAGAAGGCGGGCTTCAGCTAGGGTGACAAGCTTTTCCATTACCCGGTCACGATCTAGCGCTTTTGTCTCTGAGGAACCAGGGCGATCTCGATGGTTTTGTCTAACTTGTGTGTAGATCCTTACCCCTTAAAGACAATGGCTGGATCAACCCGTGTCACTCGTTGAATGGCAAATAGAGAAGCCCCCAGACACATCCCGATGGTAATGCCGAGAACCCCCACCGCCGAAATCGGGGTAATCAAAATCAAAATCCCCTGGGTAGATGAGGCCCAGACTGCCACTCCATAGCAGAGCACCATCCCTGGTAGATAACCCAGAATTGCCATCCAGAGCGCCTGTTCCCCAATGACAGCGTAGATCACCCAATTGGAAGCTCCCATCGCCTTCAAGGTGCCAAATTCTTTCAGATGTTCTGAGATTGAGGCATAGAGTATTTGCCCCACAACGACAACTCCAACAATCACTCCGACCACAGCCCCAAGCCCCAAGACAAAGCCAATGCCCGATCGCTCTTGCCAATAGGTCTGATTCAAATCGGCCATTTCTAAGCGGGTATAGGCGCGGGTACTGGGTAAGGCTTGATCTAGCCGCTGTTTCAGTAACGCTAAATCTTCCCCTGGTTTGGCCTGCACCAGCACAAAATTGATCTCATCAGTCGTCGCTAAGGCTCTAGGCTTGGGGGGAAATCCACCTTCTATCCTCTGGCAGTCGACTCGATTGGTAGCATAGCCACAGGGCAATTTAGGACTCAGAGGACTACTGCCATAGGCAACGGCACTGTCCAGTGAGGTGAATAGTAGATTTCCCAATACTAGGGACTTGGTACCACTGGTAATCCCGGTAATTCTGGCGGGGAGCGCTCCCACAATTCCGGCATCGCCGATTTCCTGGGCATCCAGCGCCGTCAAGCTAGCCTGATCGACAATCACTGTATAGGGAGTTGACAGAGAACTAACATGACCCTGGATCATGTCCCAGGGTGTAAAAAGTTGCCCCTCCGGTTGAAAGCCAACGACGGTGACAGAAGCCAGTCGGTCATCCGCATCGCGCCAGATCGAACCTTGGATGATCAGCGCTTCCGCACGGTTCACCCCCGCCACTGCTGCGGCCTGATTACGACGCTCTAGAAGCAATGGAATGCTCAAACCTAGATGCACCATATTCGCCGACGACACCCAAATGTCGGCCTTGGACTGATCAATGATTTGAGACGAAGATTCAGTGAAACCATTTTGAATCCCCGTTTGCAGGGTTACCAAGCTTACCGCAAACATAATTCCCGCCTGGGCAACCAGAAACCGGGGTAGATCTTCGAGTAGGTTTCTACGAGCGATGGAAGCCATAGTCATCAGGATGGATTCAACAGATAGTTTCTGACAGCACGGCCCAACGCTGCTGAAGGTCTTGGATGGTAAAAATCGTATCAAAGGATAAACCTGCTTTGGCATACAATGCCGCCCCCCCCTGCTGCCGATCCACCAGAGCCAGGATGTGATTGACACAGTAACCCGCTGCCTGGAGCCGTTCCACAGCTTGCAGGGCTGATTGGCCCGTGGTTACCACATCTTCCAACACCACCACAGGACTTTGGGGAGGCAGGAGTGGCCCTTCAATATATGCCTGAGTGCCATGCCCTTTCGCTTGCTTGCGCACAATCAGCGCGGTGATTTCACGTTGTTCATAGGCTGCAACCACACTCACCGCTGTCACCATGGGATCAGCTCCCAGGGTTAAACCAGCAACCGCTTGGGTCCCAGATGGCAGCATCGACAACAACAAGCGCCCCACAGCAACCGCTCCTTGGGGATGGAGCGTTACCTGTTTGCCATTGATATAGTAAGCACTCGGTTGGCCAGAAGAGAGGGTAAAATCGCCTTCCTGATAGGCTACTTGGCAGCATAAATCCAGGAGGTAAGGTCGCAGTTGCGACAACTCGACAGTCGCTGTAGAAAGCGCTATCGTTGCCTTTAGGTGGGTAGCATCAGTCATAGTAGACAGGACTTCAAAAGAGGTTGATTTAACATTGACGCTCGTACAAAAATGTTAGCAAGTCCCAAGAAGTTATCTGTGATTTTACTGGCGTACCTGGGTGAGCATTGACTGACAAGTGAGGAGCTAATGTCATGAGGATAGAAATGAAGGGATTGGTGGGCGTGGTGACGCTAGTCACAGTTTCGACCCTGTTGCCTGCGGTGGCTGAAGCAGGAGATCTGACGACTCGACTGTTGAACTCTACCACCATCACGGAAGCGTTTGACCGTGCTTATTTCAAGCATGACCGTGGTTTTTATCGCAATATTGATTTTGATCGGCAATTTGCCCTGTTATTTAACTTCTGGCCCCCTGAGAATGAGATTGCTTGGGACGCTAAGTTAGTCAACGCTGTTTACAACGATGTCCTCCGGCAGCAAGCAACGGGGGACTCATACCTGCGGACGCCGGATCTACCAACGCCCTATTGTGATTCCTTGCGCACGACTTACGCTCCCTGTCAGGCAGCTGCTCCCGTTGCAGTGCCGGAGCCAGCTGCTCCCGTGTATCAGCCAGCGCTCCCGCCTCCAATTCAGCGCCCCCCCGCACCTCCAGTGCCAGCGCTCTACTAATGTGCTGAGTTGAAGAACCATCGAGGGTGCAGGGGTCGAACCTGCCTGAGGCGAATTATGAGTTCGCTGCCTAAACCGCTCGGCCAACCCTCGTCTATGTCAACTGGTTCCTCATTTTAGCCTGAGATTTTCGTCAATGCACTTCTCATCAGAGCCAGTTATTCTAGGTTCTGATCAGAGGTGCATGACTTGGAAAGAGTAGAAGACTTCTGGGGTGCGCTGGCTGACAAACACCTCACCCAACTGAACTGAGGGCTGATGGCATCAATTATGAAAGTTCGTTCTTCCCTATTCCCGATCTTGCTAATCTTATCCCTGATGGCTGGGGTGGGTGTTTTGAGCGGCTGGGTTGCCTATGCTGTGGGGCGAGAGGCATTAAAAGGGGTCAATCAGCCTGAAATTTCAGCCACCAGTACAGCCCTGCCATTGGGTACGCAGAATCATCAGGGGGGGGTCTGTACCGCTGCTACGGGAAGCCGACATCTTAGCAAAGATGAAGGCTAGAATGCGGGGAGCTTCTAAGGAGGCTAAAGCTGTTGCCTCGAAGCCTGCAAAAGCGATCGTCAAGGATAGCAGCCCCAGCCCCTCGCCTACCGCGAACCTACCAGAGACTCAACAAGCAGAGAATACTGCCAGTCAGGTCGGCTTTCCCATCAAGACCCAGGATCAGGGTGTCACCCTAGAGGCGCGATCGCTGCGAGAAAGTGGGGGATTTCTGTTGCTGGCCGTGCAATTACAAAACCAGGGAAACCGCGCGGTACAGTTTCGCTACGATAACTTAAAGGTTGTGGATGAGCGGGGACGCATGCTGAGTGCCACAGTAGATGGCCTACCAGGACGGCTACCGGCGCAGAGTCGGGTGTTTGTCGGTACCGTGAAGGTTCCTCTGGCACTGGTGGATACTGCCGAGGAGCTATCGGTGATTTTGACTGATCAGCCCAACCAGCAATTGCAATTAGTCTTGACAAACATCCCAGTTCTCAAACAGCAGTAAGTGAGGCGATGGCGCACCCTATGTTTAGTGAAACAGAGCCGATGACCTTTGAGCAGGCGATCGCCCAAACCCAGGCATTGCTGGAGCAAGTTGCCACAGAGACCCTGGCAGAAACCGAACTCGAAGCCGCGATCGCTCAGTTGGTGCAGAGTGAAAATGGAGCCACGGGGTTTTTTTGTCACCTATCTCACCAGCGAGTCCACCTTCGCTGACCAAGCCGCGGCCGCTGTTCTCCAAGCCTTACAATCCGCTCCCCAAGTGGTGGCTGAACTCTTGGTCAAAAACTTAGCCATGTCCACGGCGATGGCAGTGCATCATCGCCGTCACCAGGATGAAGTCATGGCTCAGGGTTCAGACCGTGTGCGATCGCGCACCACCCAACTGCTCCAGCAACTCGATCTCCCCGTGGCTCGTACCCTCGCACAACAACTCCTAGAGACCATTGCCCAAGGAGAGGGCATCTATCAACCCTTTCTCCAGCGCTGGGGCTACGATTCAGCCCAACTTCAGGAGATTCAGCAAACTGTCCAACAGGTCTGCTCCTAGGTCAATGGCAAGGCTCTACTACCATGCCCTTCGCACCCAGGAAGGTCTGGCCCAGATTTTGATCTCACCCCAGGAGCAAGCTGCGGCGATCACCTGGGACACCCTCGAACTCCTGCCAGCTGCCCGACAGGTGGCCGATAGTGGGCAACCGGGACTGGAATGGCATCCCTCCTCCTTGGAATTTTCCCAAGCAGCGATCGCCCTGTTAGCCCATGCCACCAGTGGAGAGCGATCAGCCCGTCTCTACGCCCCCATCTTTCAAGCAACGGTGCTGTCTTCCCTGCCCGAGCAGGGCTGGACACTGCGCGCCGATCAGGTGCGACGGTGGGTAGCGCTTCAGCGCCGTTGGGAGGCGATCGCCCATCAAGCGACGCTGCTGGAGTCCGAGGAGAGATCCACCCCCCAGCAAGCAGGGCAGACTTAGCACTCGGAGTCTGAGAGTGCTAAATTTTAGTTGAAGAACTGAGAACGTACATCATGGCAAAAATCGTTGTATTCGACGAAGAGGCCCGTCGGTCGCTGGAGCGGGGTGTCAATGCCCTCGCGGATGCGGTTCGCATTACCCTGGGCCCCAAAGGACGCAACGTTGTCCTAGAGAAAAAATATGGAGTTCCCCAAATCGTCAATGATGGGGTGACCATTGCCAAAGAAATTGAGCTAGAAGATCCCTTAGAAAACACGGGGGCACAGCTGATCCGTGAAGTGGCCTCGAAAACTAAGGATCTGGCAGGGGATGGCACCACAACCGCAACGGTCTTGGCCCAGGCCATGATTCGGGAAGGGTTGAAAAACGTTGCCGCTGGCACCAATCCAGTCAGCCTGCGCCGCGGCATTGAAAAAACCATTGCCTTTTTAGCCGGGGAAATTAAATCCTTAGCCCAACCGGTCGTGGGTGCCGCGATCGCCCAAGTGGCAACGGTTTCTGCTGGCAACGATGAAGAGATCGGGGCGATGATTGCTGAAGCCATGGCCAAGGTGACCAAAGACGGCGTGATCACCGTTGAAGAATCCAAGTCTCTCTCCACCGAACTAGAAGTTGTCGAAGGGATGCAACTGGATCGCGGCTATATTTCCCCCTACTTTGTCACCGACCCAGAGCGGATGATTGCTGAATACGAGAATGTCCGCATTCTCCTCACCGACAAAAAAACTCAGCGTCATCCAAGACTTAATTCCAGTGCTCGAAAAAGTGGCGCGAGCCGGACAAGCCCTCCTGGTGATCTCAGAAGATCTAGAAGGGGAAGCCCTGGCCACCCTGGTGGTCAACCGGATGCGGGGCGTCCTGAATGTCGTGGCTGTGAAGGCTCCGGGATTTGGAGAGCGCCGGAAAGCCATGCTGCAAGACATCGCCGTCCTGACCAACGGTCAGGTCATTTCTGAGGAAGTGGGTCTGAGTTTAGATAAGGCCACGTTAGAAATGTTGGGAACGGCGCGGAAAATCACCATTACCAAGGACAGCACCACCATGGTGGCCGCCACCGATCAGAAAGCTGCCATTGAGAAACGGGTGATTCAAATTCGCCAGGAGTTGGAACGTACTGACTCGGATTATGACAAAGAGAAGCTGCAAGAGCGGATTGCCAAGCTAGCTGGGGGTGTCGCGGTGATTAAAGTCGGAGCCGCTACCGAAACCGAACTCAAAGACCGCAAGCTGCGCATTGAAGATGCCCTCAATGCCACCAAAGCAGCTGTGGAAGAAGGGATTGTTCCAGGGGGAGGCACCACCCTGTTGCACCTGACTGCCAAAGTCCAGGACTTTAAGAGCACCCTGAATGCCGAGGAACAGGTGGGTGCTGATATTGTCAGCCGCTCCTTGGAAGCGCCCCTGCATCAAATTGCAGACAATTCAGGGGTTGAAGGCTCGGTAATTGTGGAGAAGGTGCGCACCTTGCCCTTCAACCATGGCTACAATGCCCTCACCAATCAGTTTGAAGATCTGATCGCCTCAGGGATTATTGATCCTGCGAAGGTGGTACGCTCTGCCCTTCAAGATGCGGGTTCGATCGCAGCCATGGTTCTGACAACCGAAGTCCTTGTGGTCGAGAAGCCTGAGAAGAAACCCGCTGCTGGCGCACCTGACATGGGTGGTATGGGCGGCATGGGCGGCATGGGTGGTATGGGCGGTATGGGCGGCATGGGTGGTATGGGCGGCATGGGTATGATGTAGTCACAGTCACCTCAGTAAGTGAAACTGGATCAGGAGGGCGCTCTCAGCGCCCTTTTTTCATCGCGGCTCTCCTGACAGTTTTAGGGGATGCTTCAGAACCCTCCTACAATTTGGAACAGGTAGTACAACTCATCAATCGCCATCCGTGGGCAGCCCTGGACACCGTTATGACCAAAAGACTTCCCTTTTTTCCGTTTCGCCGGCATCATCGCAGTGCCATTGACGCGGCAATGCCCCGCCCCGGAGCGCCCCCAGCACTGGCAGCACCGGAGGAAGATGAACTCTATGAATTTGATTATTTCTACCATGAGCCGGGAGCCGTCCCAGGAACTCTGAGGATTGATGCCGATGCCCTACCGCCAACGATTGTGTTAATTGATTACTGCGAAACCAAGGCCAGTCGCTCTACGATTCATGAGCCGGAAGAGTGTATTCCCTACTTAGATAGTGCATCCGTGTCCTGGGTAGATGTCAAAGGGCTGGGGAGCGAAGAGACACTGCAACGACTCGGTCGGGTGTTTAGCCTCCATCCCCTAGTGCTGGAAGATGTGGTCAATGTCCCCCAACGTCCCAAGGTGGAAGAGTATCAAAACCAGATCTTGCTGATTGCCCGCATGGTCACCTTAAAGCCTTCGGGGGAGGGTTTTTGCAGTGAACAGGTGAGCCTGATTCTCGGCCCTCACTATTTACTCACCGTCCAAGAAGAGCCAGAATATGATGCCTTCGACCCAGTACGAGAGCGGATTCGCACCAATAAGGGCACCATTCGCACCCACCAGGTGGACTATCTTGCCTATGCCCTGCTGGACTCAATTATTGATGGATTTTTTCCCGTACTCGAAGTCTATGGTGAGCAGTTAGAAGCCCTAGAGGATGAGGTGGTAATGAACCCCAGTCGCAAAACTCTAGAGAAGATTTATCAGATGCGCCGGGAACTGTTGAGCTTACGCCGAGCCATCTGGCCTCAACGGGATGCCATCAACTCCCTGATCCGAGATGAGAATCCCTTGATCAGTGCAGAGGTGAGGGTGTATCTGCGGGATTGCTATGACCACGCGATCCAAGTCCTGGATATGGTGGAAACCTACCGAGAATTGGCCTCTAGTTTAATGGATGTCTACCTTTCCTCCGTCGGCAATAAAATGAATGAGATCATGAAGCTGCTGACTGTGATCTCCACAATTTTCATTCCCTTAACCTTCATCGCTGGAGTTTACGGCATGAATTTCAACCCGGATGCCTCACCTTTGAATATGCCAGAACTCAACTGGTACTGGGGATACCCGGTCTGCTGGACATTGATGCTGACCCTTGCCAGTAGTCTGGTGGGCTTTTTCTGGCGGCGGGGGTGGTTTGAGAATTTTTCTGCCAGCAAAAATGATTAAATTCAGTTTCCCGTAAAATGCTAGTCGGGGGCTACCCCCTCCAACAGTTCAGGGGTGAACCCGCTGTCTGGCTCTACTGCTCATAACTTGGAGAATTGTTGTGGATCTATCGCTCATTCCTGCCCAGCCTAAGCCGGGATTGATCAATGTTTTGATTGAAATTCCCGCTGGCAGTAAGAATAAGTATGAGTTTGATAAAGAAATGCAGGCGTTTGCCCTGGATCGGGTGCTCTATGCCTCGGTGAAGTATCCCTACGACTATGGCTTTATTCCCAACACCCTGGCGGATGATGGTGATCCCCTGGATGGCATGGTGATGATGGATCAACCGACCTTCCCTGGCTGTGTGATTACGGCTCGTCCCCTGGGAATGCTGGAAATGATCGACGGTGGCGATCGCGACGAAAAAATTCTCTGTGTTCCCGCGAAGGATCCTCGCTATGGGGATGTCAAATCCCTCGAAGATATTGCCCCCCACCGCCTCGACGAAATTGCTGAATTCTTCAGAACCTACAAAAACCTGGAGAAAAAGGTTACCGAAATTTTAGGCTGGCAGAATGTGGAACGGGTGATGCCACTGGTGGAGCAGTGCATCAAGGCGGGTCAGAAGTAGGACTCGTGGGTCTCTGAAGGATGGTGGCTGTCTCATAGGGGAGATTCCTAGCGGTTATGCAACGAACCCTGTTGTTAGCTAAAATTCATGGCTGCTTTCTCACGGATGCTAACCCTGATTATGTGGGCAGTATCAGTATTGATGCCATGCTGCTAGAAGCTGCTGGGATCATTCCCTATGAGCAGGTACAGGTGGTGAACGTCACCAATGGCGCCCGATTGATCACTTATGCGATTGCGGCGATCCCCCACTCCGGTGCCATTGAATTAAACGGGGCCGCTGCCCGTTTAGCAGTCAAGGGCGATCGCCTGATCATCATGACCTATGGTCAGCTCAGCCCAGAGGAAGTCAACGTTCATCACCCGAAAGTGGTGTTCGTGGATCAACAAAACAGTCTGGTTGCGGTTTATCACTATGATGAACTCCTGAGTCAAGCCTTGCTGCTCCGGTCTCCGACTGCAACCGATCGAGAAATCAGCCCCATCCCTTGACGCTAGCGGGTGATTTGTAGATAGTATTGGCAGGTATCTGACCGATCTTTCAGGGCTTAGCCACAGTCATCATGGCCCATCTTGCGACCCTTTCGCGCTCTGAATTAGCCCAAAGACGTCGGCAATTACGCCACCAGCGCCGCTTAAAACGGTTACAAGCGGGATGGCACATCCTGGCAGTGGCAGGGTTGGCTGGGAGTTTGGTTTGGGTCACGACCCTACCCATCTGGATCATTCATAATCCGGCTCAAGTCAAAATCGAGGGCAATCAACTGCTTTCCAGTCAGGCTATTCGCTCCCTCCTGCCCCTCCAATATCCCCAATCACTGCTGCGCCTCCAACCCCAGGCGATCGCCCAGACTCTGGAATCCCAAGCTCCAATTGCTAAAGTCACCGTGACTCGCCAACTGTGGCCGCCCGGACTCACGGTTCATGTCCAGGAACGGCATCCCGTGGCGGTGACCCAGGTCAGCTCGGCAACCACTAATCTCCCTGGTTCAGGAACCGGACTGCTGGATGCCCATGGCATGTGGATGCCCCTTGAGAGTTATCAGTCGCATCTTCCAACGGCAGAACTCCCCCAGCTTAAAGTTCTGGGATTGAGTAATCTCTATCGCTCCTATTGGCCTGACCTCTATCAAATCATTGCTCAGAGTCCTGTGAAGATCTGGATGGTAGATTGTCGAGATCCAGCAGATCTCGTTTTAGAGACAGAATTGGGTAGCGTCCACCTTGGTCCTTATAGCGCTAGATTCAGTGCTCAAATGCAAGCCCTAGACCAGATGCGCCAGTTACCAAACCGGATCAATACCAGCCGAATTGCTTACATCGACCTTAAAAATCCCAATGCTCCGGCGCTACAAATTGTCAAAACCGAAAATAAGATGAATGCTAATCTACGTTGATTCTTCGGCGGTTGATTTATTGTTCAGTGGCAAATAAATGACAGCGAACTTGGTTGGTTTTCTAAGCAATTTACCCTATAGTTGACTAAGTCATTAAGATCTGGGAATTTATCTGTACTTGTATTCTCTATCTTCAGTGATGCCTGATATAAAGTTAGATCCAGTTATAATGCAGCTTAAGAATAATCAGGAGTTATCCCAGGACGGCTCCCATTCAGAAAATTCTCCCCATTGGCCAACGGCAGTGAATGCTCAAAACCCCTTTGGTAATTCTGGATTAAATCTCGGTTCAACTCCTAATTCAAAAGGCGTACCTGGCGAAGAAATAAGGAGCGACAACATTGTGCCTGGTAGTATAGCCAAAATCAAAGTGATTGGGGTTGGCGGTGGAGGCGGGAATGCTGTTAACCGCATGGTGGCGAGTGATATTTCAGGGGTTGAGTTTTGGACCATTAATACCGATGCCCAAGCCCTAAGCCAGTCAACCGCCTTTAAGCGATTACAGATTGGTCAAAAACTAACCCGAGGGCTAGGAGCTGGAGGCAACCCAGCGATCGGACAAAAAGCAGCGGAAGAGTCACGGGACGACATTGCCATTGCCTTAGAAAATACTGATCTGGTGTTTATCACAGCAGGGATGGGGGGCGGAACGGGAACCGGAGCCGCCCCCATTGTTGCTGAAGTCGCGAAGGAGACGGGGGCGTTGACGGTAGGAGTGGTCACCCGACCGTTTTTGTTTGAGGGGCGTCGCCGCATCAGTCAGGCGGAAGAGGGCATCGCCGCCCTGCAAAGTCGAGTCGATACCCTCATTGTGATTCCCAACGATAAGCTCCTGGCGGTGATTTCAGAGCAAACGCCTGTCCAAGAAGCCTTTCGGGTAGCGGACGACATTCTCCGCCAAGGAGTCCAGGGGATCTCGGATATCATTACGATCCCAGGGCTTGTGAATGTGGATTTTGCAGATGTGCGTGCCGTGATGGCGGATGCTGGCTCAGCCTTGATGGGCATTGGCATTGGCTCTGGGAAGTCCCGAGCCAGGGAAGCAGCCTCGGCGGCCATTTCCTCCCCCCTGCTGGAATCTTCGATTGATGGTGCCAGAGGGGTTGTTTTTAATATCACCGGGGGGTAGCGATTTGACCTTGCATGAGGTCAATGCCGCCGCCGAAATTATCTATGAAGCGGTCGATCCCAATGCCAACATCATTTTTGGCGCCGTGATTGACGAACGTCTCCAGGGTGAGATCCGGATTACGGTGATTGCCACTGGTTTTTCGGGGGAGGTGCCTACAACCAGCAAGACCTCCAATGTCGGGGCCAAGCGATCGCAGATCCCTGCAACAACAGAAGATGCCCCGACAACC includes the following:
- the panD gene encoding aspartate 1-decarboxylase, with the translated sequence MQRTLLLAKIHGCFLTDANPDYVGSISIDAMLLEAAGIIPYEQVQVVNVTNGARLITYAIAAIPHSGAIELNGAAARLAVKGDRLIIMTYGQLSPEEVNVHHPKVVFVDQQNSLVAVYHYDELLSQALLLRSPTATDREISPIP
- a CDS encoding cell division protein FtsQ/DivIB — encoded protein: MAHLATLSRSELAQRRRQLRHQRRLKRLQAGWHILAVAGLAGSLVWVTTLPIWIIHNPAQVKIEGNQLLSSQAIRSLLPLQYPQSLLRLQPQAIAQTLESQAPIAKVTVTRQLWPPGLTVHVQERHPVAVTQVSSATTNLPGSGTGLLDAHGMWMPLESYQSHLPTAELPQLKVLGLSNLYRSYWPDLYQIIAQSPVKIWMVDCRDPADLVLETELGSVHLGPYSARFSAQMQALDQMRQLPNRINTSRIAYIDLKNPNAPALQIVKTENKMNANLR